The following proteins are co-located in the Micromonospora coriariae genome:
- a CDS encoding WxL protein peptidoglycan domain-containing protein produces MSTTPTRRKTTVAAFLRTAAVALLATSAVAGLASGPALAADGDVAWTVRTASNSYGAARSSFSYAVNPGGRVEDAMVVANRGPVPLNLAVYTADGFTTGAGQLDLLARDGKSVAVGAWVHADRGSVTIQPGKTAQVPFKISVPDNATPGDYVGGILTSLTRADQAEGINVDRRLGIRIKLRVGGELKPNLAIEDLHVTYGGKLNPFSRGDATVTYKIHNSGNAALSGQQAVSVSGPFGSLRAGAGGIAAPPELLPGESWTVTVPVRGVAPAVWLAATATLTPQLTDASGSTTPLKPVRATTHGWALPWMLALVLLVLVAALVGALRYRRRDRVRRRTREEARVRDAVEQALRGQEPQTS; encoded by the coding sequence ATGTCTACGACCCCAACACGCCGGAAAACGACAGTCGCCGCCTTCCTCCGTACCGCCGCCGTGGCTCTGCTCGCCACCTCCGCCGTTGCCGGCCTGGCTTCCGGCCCCGCGCTGGCGGCGGACGGTGACGTCGCCTGGACGGTCCGGACGGCCTCCAACAGCTACGGCGCAGCCCGGTCCAGCTTCAGCTACGCCGTGAACCCCGGTGGACGGGTCGAGGACGCGATGGTCGTCGCCAACCGTGGCCCGGTCCCGCTCAACCTGGCCGTGTACACCGCCGACGGCTTCACCACCGGGGCGGGCCAGCTCGACCTGCTCGCCAGGGACGGGAAGTCCGTGGCGGTCGGCGCCTGGGTCCACGCCGATCGCGGCAGCGTCACGATCCAGCCGGGGAAGACCGCCCAGGTCCCCTTCAAGATCAGCGTGCCCGACAACGCCACGCCGGGCGACTACGTCGGTGGCATCCTCACGTCGCTGACCCGGGCGGACCAGGCCGAGGGCATCAACGTGGATCGGCGCCTCGGTATCCGGATCAAGTTGCGGGTCGGCGGCGAGCTGAAGCCGAACCTCGCGATCGAGGATCTTCACGTGACGTACGGCGGCAAGCTCAACCCGTTCAGCAGGGGCGACGCCACGGTCACCTACAAGATCCACAACTCTGGCAACGCCGCCCTTTCCGGCCAGCAGGCGGTGTCGGTCTCGGGCCCGTTCGGCTCGCTGCGGGCCGGGGCCGGCGGTATCGCGGCACCGCCGGAGCTGCTTCCCGGTGAAAGCTGGACCGTGACGGTGCCGGTACGTGGCGTGGCGCCCGCCGTGTGGTTGGCGGCGACCGCGACCCTCACGCCCCAGCTCACCGACGCGTCGGGTTCCACCACCCCGCTCAAGCCGGTCCGGGCCACGACGCACGGCTGGGCCCTGCCGTGGATGCTGGCGCTGGTGCTTCTGGTGCTGGTCGCGGCACTCGTCGGGGCGCTCCGGTATCGACGCCGCGACCGGGTCCGGCGCAGGACGCGCGAGGAGGCCCGGGTGCGCGACGCCGTCGAGCAGGCGCTCCGCGGCCAGGAGCCCCAGACGTCCTAG
- a CDS encoding DUF1275 family protein codes for MHFGHAIATADARSLAGAVVAVGGYALGVAGATLPLRRTPPGWNRRTAVVTAVEAVLLLGFAAGWLGCAARPGYAVGLVLLGAAAAASGMQSVITIGAGVRGASTTYLTGSLTELVRRRILDPHRFADLGGLGRLVGLIGGAVLGTVGLRLAPTWAPALAAALVIAVVAVAVTLTRRAVGDPTHGRSRHHGDG; via the coding sequence GTGCACTTCGGCCACGCGATCGCGACGGCGGATGCCCGCTCGCTCGCCGGCGCGGTGGTGGCGGTGGGCGGGTACGCCCTGGGCGTGGCCGGTGCCACGCTGCCGTTACGCCGCACGCCGCCAGGGTGGAACCGCCGCACGGCGGTGGTCACGGCGGTCGAGGCGGTGTTGCTGCTCGGTTTCGCGGCGGGCTGGTTGGGCTGCGCGGCACGTCCCGGGTACGCCGTCGGGCTCGTGCTGCTCGGGGCGGCGGCCGCGGCGAGTGGCATGCAGAGCGTGATCACCATCGGTGCCGGGGTACGGGGTGCCTCGACCACCTATCTGACGGGTTCGCTGACCGAGCTGGTCCGGCGTCGGATCCTCGATCCCCACCGCTTCGCCGACCTGGGCGGCCTCGGAAGGCTGGTGGGACTGATCGGCGGCGCGGTGCTCGGCACGGTGGGTCTGCGTCTGGCGCCGACATGGGCACCCGCGCTGGCGGCGGCGCTGGTGATCGCGGTCGTCGCGGTCGCCGTCACCCTCACCCGCCGCGCGGTGGGCGACCCGACCCACGGCCGGTCGCGCCACCACGGGGACGGCTGA
- a CDS encoding quinone oxidoreductase family protein: protein MVDGDVPEQMQAAAFDEFGGPEVITLRILPVPEVADDEVLIKVWNAGVGVWDAYEREGVLVPEGAAFPIVPGADGAGTVAAIGSQVTNVAVGDLVYVAATTRPKGGFYAEYAVSKAQYAAKLPEGVSAQHAGAMPTDGLTALAGLDALGLSAGAWLLIFGASGGQGHLAVQLAKRQGLNVVAVASGPDGVALVTRLGADVSLDGHGEPTEVIARIRDAAPDGVHGILAMAGGETLDRLTETLSDGGVVAYAHGVQPEPRERPGAPVRAYDGVANPGQLQRLNELIEAGPFEVHVAETFPLGKVVEAHRRLKTSFPGKLLLTVR from the coding sequence ATGGTTGACGGGGATGTGCCCGAGCAGATGCAGGCCGCGGCCTTCGACGAGTTCGGCGGGCCGGAGGTGATCACCCTGCGGATCCTGCCGGTGCCGGAGGTCGCTGACGACGAGGTGCTGATCAAGGTGTGGAACGCCGGCGTCGGCGTGTGGGACGCGTACGAGCGGGAGGGCGTGCTGGTGCCCGAGGGCGCCGCGTTCCCGATCGTGCCCGGCGCCGACGGTGCCGGAACCGTCGCCGCGATCGGCAGCCAGGTGACCAATGTGGCGGTCGGTGACCTGGTCTACGTCGCCGCCACCACCCGGCCGAAGGGCGGCTTCTACGCCGAGTACGCGGTGTCGAAGGCGCAGTACGCCGCGAAGCTGCCCGAGGGCGTGTCCGCGCAGCACGCGGGCGCCATGCCGACCGACGGGCTGACCGCGCTGGCCGGGCTGGACGCCCTCGGACTGTCGGCGGGCGCCTGGCTGTTGATCTTCGGCGCGAGCGGCGGTCAGGGTCACCTGGCCGTGCAGTTGGCCAAGCGGCAGGGCCTGAACGTGGTCGCCGTGGCCTCCGGACCGGACGGCGTGGCGCTGGTGACCCGACTCGGCGCCGACGTGTCGCTCGATGGTCACGGCGAACCGACCGAGGTGATCGCGCGGATCAGGGACGCGGCCCCCGACGGCGTGCACGGGATCCTGGCGATGGCCGGCGGCGAGACGCTCGACCGGCTCACCGAAACGCTGTCCGACGGCGGCGTGGTCGCGTACGCCCACGGCGTGCAGCCGGAGCCGCGCGAGCGGCCGGGCGCGCCGGTCCGGGCGTACGACGGCGTCGCCAACCCCGGTCAGTTGCAGCGCCTCAACGAGCTCATCGAGGCGGGGCCGTTCGAGGTGCACGTCGCCGAGACGTTTCCGCTGGGCAAGGTGGTGGAGGCGCACCGGCGGCTGAAGACGTCCTTTCCCGGCAAGCTGCTGCTGACGGTCCGCTAG
- a CDS encoding TioE family transcriptional regulator — MDLAREHAISSQAVRNYERDGVIPAARRTPSGYRAYTEVHAAALRAYLALVAAHGYATGGEIMRAAVRGDLDAALRAVDASHAQLLRDRETLDAVETTIGVLTAAPTPTPPGRLLAVGDLAHRLGVTPATLRKWERAGVLSPARDHPSGQRQYGPEDVRDAELAHLLRRGGYLLDHIATVMRQVRAADGPGPLAASLHTWRQRLATRGHAMLVAAGHLASYLATTEPRSP, encoded by the coding sequence GTGGACCTGGCTCGCGAGCACGCCATCTCCAGCCAGGCCGTCCGCAACTACGAACGCGACGGCGTCATTCCGGCCGCCCGGCGCACGCCGAGCGGCTATCGCGCGTACACCGAGGTGCACGCCGCAGCGCTGCGCGCCTACCTGGCGCTCGTCGCGGCACATGGCTACGCGACGGGCGGCGAGATCATGCGGGCGGCCGTTCGCGGCGACCTGGACGCCGCCCTGCGCGCCGTCGACGCCAGTCACGCGCAGTTGCTGCGCGACCGCGAGACGCTCGACGCCGTCGAGACGACCATCGGGGTGCTCACCGCCGCACCGACGCCGACCCCGCCCGGCCGGCTGCTGGCCGTCGGCGACCTCGCCCACCGGCTCGGCGTGACACCGGCGACGCTACGGAAGTGGGAACGGGCCGGCGTCCTGTCCCCGGCGCGCGACCACCCCTCGGGGCAGCGGCAGTACGGCCCCGAGGACGTCCGCGACGCCGAGCTGGCTCATCTCCTGCGCCGGGGCGGCTACCTGTTGGACCACATCGCGACCGTGATGCGGCAGGTACGCGCGGCCGACGGTCCGGGGCCCCTGGCGGCGTCCCTGCACACCTGGCGGCAACGACTGGCCACGCGCGGACACGCGATGCTGGTGGCCGCCGGTCACCTCGCCAGCTACCTGGCGACGACCGAGCCGAGATCGCCCTAG
- a CDS encoding DUF6194 family protein, with product MASSSMPAAWSFDLGPDDVAALVLALPEVAVVQADEASGAPRSSWGDRFFFVGPDRRRPFATLVGQDTAGFDEASKLDRPGVFRLSLDLGREEFERRFGYPPAQFAEHRSAVDFTALDQVTPHPAYGTHGWACVLNPGPRGLAEVDRLLAHAHHRALRRHKRSLDRQHRPD from the coding sequence ATGGCTTCTTCTTCAATGCCCGCCGCCTGGTCGTTCGACCTCGGCCCCGACGACGTCGCCGCGCTCGTCCTCGCGCTGCCCGAGGTGGCCGTCGTCCAGGCCGACGAGGCGTCCGGCGCCCCCCGGTCCAGCTGGGGCGATCGGTTCTTCTTCGTCGGGCCGGACCGTCGCCGGCCGTTCGCCACCCTCGTCGGGCAGGACACCGCCGGCTTCGACGAGGCCTCGAAACTCGACCGCCCCGGCGTCTTCCGGCTCAGCCTGGACCTCGGCCGCGAGGAGTTCGAGCGTCGGTTCGGCTACCCGCCGGCGCAGTTCGCAGAGCATCGTTCCGCCGTCGACTTCACCGCCCTCGACCAGGTAACTCCCCATCCCGCCTACGGAACCCACGGGTGGGCCTGCGTGCTCAACCCGGGTCCGCGCGGCCTGGCCGAGGTGGACCGGTTGCTCGCGCACGCGCACCACCGGGCGCTGCGGCGGCACAAACGCTCGCTCGACCGCCAGCACCGCCCGGACTGA
- a CDS encoding HAD family hydrolase, with the protein MSLPLPPGQFAAYLFDCDGTIVDSMPLHYLAWRRALDEWGCEFPEDLFYAWGGRPAIDIIVELNERHGLTMPVATVDERRESYYQELLPQLAAVPEVLAHIHDAHRQVPFAVVSGGTRASVTASLGALGLLDRFDVLVCADDYARAKPDPEAFLLAAEHLGVPPGSCLVFEDTDLGIQAATAAGMASVRVPQPRDRSDR; encoded by the coding sequence GTGAGTCTGCCTCTGCCACCCGGCCAGTTCGCGGCGTACCTGTTCGACTGCGACGGCACCATCGTCGACTCGATGCCGCTGCACTACCTGGCCTGGCGGCGGGCCCTGGACGAGTGGGGCTGCGAGTTCCCCGAGGACCTCTTCTACGCGTGGGGCGGCCGGCCGGCCATCGACATCATCGTCGAGTTGAACGAGCGGCACGGCCTGACCATGCCGGTGGCGACCGTCGACGAGCGCCGGGAGAGCTACTACCAGGAGCTGCTGCCGCAGCTCGCCGCCGTACCCGAGGTGCTGGCGCACATCCACGACGCGCACCGGCAGGTTCCGTTCGCTGTCGTCTCCGGCGGCACCCGGGCCTCGGTCACCGCCTCGCTCGGCGCGCTCGGCCTGCTCGACCGGTTCGACGTGCTGGTCTGCGCCGACGACTACGCCCGGGCCAAGCCCGACCCGGAAGCCTTCCTGCTCGCGGCGGAGCACCTCGGCGTACCCCCGGGCTCCTGCCTGGTCTTCGAGGACACCGACCTGGGCATCCAGGCCGCCACCGCGGCCGGCATGGCGTCGGTACGCGTCCCGCAACCCCGGGACCGATCCGACCGCTGA
- a CDS encoding RNA polymerase sigma factor: MSGAAGPVGSSVEAVFREERGRLLASLVHRFGDLDLAEEVASEAIEAALVHWPTDGVPSRPGAWLLTTARRRAVDRLRRDRVLATRLAVLQAEAERAEAAPPADADRDLPDDRLALFFTCAHPALPAQDRGALTLRFLAGLTTAEVARAFLVPSATMAQRLVRAKRKIRDARIPFRVPGADELPERLPTVLQAVYSIFTEGYAASSGPDLQRTDLAEEAIRLARILRRLLPAEREVAGLLGLMLLIHARRAARTGPDGEVVLLDDQDRGRWDHRMIDEGRRLVLVALTGGPPGPYGLQAAIAALHDEAADVASTDWAQVVALYDVLLGLVPSPVVALNRAAAVAMRDGPDAGLALLDQLADDPRLRGYHLYPATRADLLRRLGRYGEAAAAYRSALTLVGTEPERAHLLRRLESVSTEEPAD, translated from the coding sequence GTGTCCGGGGCAGCCGGGCCGGTCGGGTCGTCGGTCGAGGCGGTGTTCCGGGAGGAACGCGGCCGTCTGCTCGCCTCGCTGGTGCACCGCTTCGGCGACCTCGACCTGGCCGAGGAGGTCGCCTCGGAGGCCATCGAGGCGGCGCTGGTGCACTGGCCGACCGACGGCGTCCCGAGCCGGCCGGGCGCCTGGCTGCTCACCACGGCCCGCCGCCGCGCCGTGGACCGGCTGCGCCGCGACCGGGTGCTGGCCACCCGGCTCGCCGTGCTCCAGGCCGAGGCCGAGCGGGCGGAGGCCGCTCCACCCGCCGACGCGGACCGCGACCTGCCCGACGACCGGCTGGCGCTCTTCTTCACCTGTGCCCACCCGGCCCTGCCCGCACAGGACCGCGGCGCACTCACCCTGCGCTTCCTCGCCGGCCTCACCACGGCCGAGGTGGCGCGGGCGTTCCTGGTGCCGTCCGCGACCATGGCCCAGCGACTCGTCCGGGCCAAGCGGAAGATCCGCGACGCCCGCATCCCGTTCCGGGTGCCGGGCGCCGACGAGCTACCCGAGCGCCTGCCCACAGTCCTCCAGGCGGTCTACTCGATCTTCACCGAGGGGTACGCCGCGAGCTCCGGCCCGGATCTCCAGCGGACCGACCTCGCCGAGGAGGCCATCCGGCTGGCCCGGATCCTGCGCCGGCTGCTGCCGGCCGAGCGGGAGGTCGCCGGCCTGCTCGGGCTGATGTTGCTGATCCACGCCCGGCGCGCGGCGCGTACCGGACCGGACGGCGAGGTGGTCCTCCTCGACGACCAGGACCGCGGACGCTGGGACCACCGCATGATCGACGAGGGGCGTCGTCTGGTGCTGGTCGCGCTGACCGGCGGACCACCCGGGCCGTACGGGTTGCAGGCCGCCATCGCCGCACTGCACGACGAGGCCGCGGACGTGGCCAGCACCGACTGGGCGCAGGTGGTGGCGCTCTACGACGTACTGCTCGGCCTGGTCCCCTCGCCGGTCGTCGCGCTCAACCGGGCCGCCGCGGTGGCCATGCGGGACGGGCCGGACGCCGGGCTCGCCCTGCTGGACCAGTTGGCCGATGATCCGCGATTGCGGGGTTACCACCTCTATCCGGCCACCCGCGCCGACCTGCTGCGCCGGCTCGGCCGGTACGGCGAGGCAGCGGCGGCGTACCGCAGCGCGCTGACGCTTGTCGGTACCGAGCCGGAACGGGCGCACCTGCTCCGCCGGCTGGAATCCGTCTCTACCGAGGAGCCGGCCGACTGA
- a CDS encoding YciI family protein yields MLLFMSPTTDGGEPVDGCSFEDWIRYDREMKDAGIWVSGHPLQDLTTCTSVQVGPAGERTITDGPFAETREVLGGYDIIDVPDLDAALDWAARSPGALGGGSVQVRPVAEIEVEV; encoded by the coding sequence ATGCTGTTGTTCATGAGCCCCACGACCGACGGGGGTGAGCCCGTCGACGGGTGCAGCTTCGAGGACTGGATCCGCTACGACCGGGAGATGAAGGACGCCGGGATCTGGGTGTCCGGGCACCCGTTGCAGGATCTGACCACCTGCACGAGCGTGCAGGTCGGCCCGGCCGGGGAACGCACGATCACTGACGGGCCGTTCGCCGAGACCCGCGAGGTGCTCGGCGGGTACGACATCATCGACGTGCCGGACCTCGACGCCGCGCTGGACTGGGCGGCCCGCAGCCCGGGCGCCCTCGGTGGCGGGTCGGTCCAGGTGCGACCGGTCGCCGAGATCGAGGTGGAGGTCTGA
- a CDS encoding low temperature requirement protein A → MKGIFRVRPVPAAETHRTTMFEIFFDLVFVFALTRVITFMAQPPTALTLAQGLLLLLLLIYSWSPYLWLGNLVRADVGAVRAATLTAMAAIFVAALLLPDAWQQGPELFDAPLSLALAYLVTRAVQLGVLFWVSATDPPLRSTLRFFAVPVTAAWLPLIVGALLGGVAQTALWTLAFLVDIGGARVASTYRPWPLRSLDHFSERFGLVLIIALGESLIAAGAAPRSMAPIGPGLVAALFGLVTTVCLWWLYFDRLAPAARQSITLVPLERRSDVAGDAYGLVHAPLIIGAIYIALGIEQVLGHLTEGNEGPARLGWVVATALYGGAALYLLARLLFRRLTVRAVHPAQVVAALVPLALLPIGRALPPLAALALLTVFLIGVTWYERRFDRRGPHLPAAAPPVGP, encoded by the coding sequence ATGAAGGGGATTTTCCGCGTTCGTCCGGTCCCGGCTGCGGAGACGCACCGGACCACGATGTTCGAGATCTTCTTCGACCTGGTCTTCGTCTTCGCGCTCACCCGGGTCATCACGTTCATGGCGCAGCCACCGACCGCGCTCACCCTGGCCCAGGGGCTGCTCCTCCTGCTGCTGCTGATCTACTCCTGGAGCCCGTACCTCTGGTTGGGAAACCTGGTTCGCGCGGACGTCGGCGCCGTCCGCGCGGCGACCCTGACGGCGATGGCCGCCATCTTCGTGGCCGCACTGCTGCTGCCGGACGCGTGGCAGCAGGGCCCGGAGCTGTTCGACGCGCCGCTCAGCCTCGCGCTGGCCTACCTGGTCACCCGGGCGGTGCAGCTCGGGGTGCTGTTCTGGGTGAGCGCCACCGACCCGCCGCTGCGCTCGACCCTCCGGTTCTTCGCCGTGCCGGTGACGGCGGCCTGGCTCCCGCTCATCGTCGGTGCGCTGCTCGGTGGCGTCGCCCAGACGGCGCTCTGGACTCTGGCGTTCCTGGTGGACATCGGCGGAGCCCGGGTCGCGTCCACCTACCGCCCGTGGCCGCTGCGCAGCCTGGACCACTTCAGCGAACGATTCGGCCTGGTGCTCATCATCGCGCTGGGCGAGTCGCTGATCGCGGCAGGCGCGGCACCGAGGTCGATGGCACCGATCGGCCCCGGCCTGGTGGCGGCGCTGTTCGGCCTCGTCACCACTGTCTGTTTGTGGTGGCTCTACTTCGACCGGCTGGCGCCCGCCGCCCGGCAGTCCATCACGCTGGTGCCACTCGAGCGGAGGTCCGACGTGGCCGGTGACGCGTACGGCCTCGTGCACGCCCCGCTGATCATCGGTGCCATCTACATCGCGCTCGGTATCGAGCAGGTGCTCGGTCACCTCACCGAGGGAAACGAGGGCCCCGCCAGGTTGGGCTGGGTCGTCGCCACCGCCCTGTACGGCGGCGCCGCCCTCTACCTGCTCGCACGGTTGCTCTTCCGCCGGCTCACCGTCCGTGCCGTGCACCCGGCGCAGGTCGTCGCCGCGCTGGTGCCGCTGGCCCTGCTGCCGATCGGGCGGGCCCTGCCCCCGCTGGCCGCGCTCGCCCTGCTGACCGTGTTCCTGATCGGGGTGACCTGGTACGAGCGGCGGTTCGACCGACGCGGCCCGCACCTGCCGGCCGCGGCGCCGCCTGTCGGTCCATGA
- the trpS gene encoding tryptophan--tRNA ligase: MSVARMLTGDRPTGRLHLGHYVGSIANRVRLHQRYESFFIIADLHMLTTRNRREDIDQVSGNAREMVTDILAAGVDPARATFYLQSAIPEVGDLNTLLQNLVTVPRLERVPSLKDMARDAGKEEMPYGLLGYPVLQAADILCVKGEVVPVGRDNAAHVEVTREIARRFNHLYGPVFTVAELIQADTPSLVGTDGAAKMSKSRGNTIALSDDPATVRRKVLGMYTDPNRVRADVPGKVEGNPVFAYHEVFNPDRDEVADLAGRYRAGRVGDVEVKERLVVALERFLAPIRERRAAIEADRGLVDRLIVEGTERTREEVRRTLIEVRRAMGLTGAYQQVRRRAERSRRRTDAPA; the protein is encoded by the coding sequence ATGTCCGTCGCACGAATGCTCACCGGCGACCGGCCCACCGGCCGCCTGCATCTCGGCCACTACGTCGGCAGCATCGCCAACCGGGTGCGGCTGCACCAGCGTTACGAGAGCTTCTTCATCATCGCCGACCTGCACATGCTCACCACCAGGAACCGCCGCGAGGACATCGACCAGGTTTCCGGCAACGCCCGCGAGATGGTGACCGACATCCTCGCCGCCGGCGTCGACCCGGCGCGGGCCACGTTCTACCTCCAGTCCGCCATCCCGGAGGTCGGCGACCTCAACACCCTGCTGCAGAACCTGGTGACAGTGCCCCGGCTGGAGCGGGTGCCGTCGTTGAAGGACATGGCCCGGGACGCCGGCAAGGAGGAGATGCCGTACGGGCTGCTGGGTTACCCGGTGCTCCAGGCCGCGGACATCCTCTGCGTCAAGGGGGAGGTGGTCCCGGTCGGCCGGGACAACGCGGCGCACGTCGAGGTGACCCGGGAGATCGCCCGTCGGTTCAACCACCTCTACGGCCCCGTCTTCACGGTCGCCGAACTGATCCAGGCGGACACGCCGAGCCTGGTGGGCACCGACGGCGCGGCCAAGATGAGCAAGAGCCGGGGCAACACGATCGCCCTCTCCGACGATCCGGCCACGGTGCGTCGCAAGGTGCTCGGCATGTACACCGATCCGAACCGGGTGCGGGCCGACGTGCCGGGAAAGGTGGAGGGCAACCCGGTCTTCGCGTACCACGAGGTGTTCAACCCCGACCGTGACGAGGTGGCCGACCTCGCCGGGCGTTACCGGGCCGGGCGTGTGGGCGACGTCGAGGTCAAGGAGCGACTGGTGGTCGCGCTGGAGCGGTTCCTGGCGCCGATCAGGGAACGCCGGGCCGCGATCGAGGCCGACCGCGGGCTGGTCGACCGGCTGATCGTCGAGGGCACCGAACGGACCCGCGAGGAGGTACGGCGGACGCTGATCGAGGTCCGCCGGGCGATGGGGCTGACCGGCGCGTACCAGCAGGTGCGCCGGCGGGCCGAGCGGAGCCGGCGGCGGACGGATGCCCCGGCCTGA
- a CDS encoding SCO4848 family membrane protein, whose translation MVLSRGWALFLVGVGIWTWVIWPRFAVAIWQDPRSWTSGTVGDGSPTGFLWVHALLIVASLAIGSTAGVLGVRAWFAARRRQDRPAG comes from the coding sequence ATGGTGCTGTCGAGAGGGTGGGCCCTCTTCCTGGTCGGAGTCGGGATCTGGACCTGGGTGATCTGGCCAAGGTTCGCGGTCGCCATCTGGCAGGACCCGCGCTCGTGGACGTCCGGCACTGTGGGCGATGGCTCGCCCACCGGCTTCCTGTGGGTGCACGCCCTCCTGATCGTGGCGTCCCTGGCGATCGGCAGCACCGCCGGCGTCCTCGGTGTCCGTGCCTGGTTCGCCGCCCGCCGCCGCCAGGACCGTCCAGCCGGGTGA
- a CDS encoding alcohol dehydrogenase catalytic domain-containing protein, with translation MRVLELPEPHAGPGQVRIKVGAADINPSDIAYRSGLIQKLMPEAFPASDAYVVGWDAAGVIDEVGDGVRPELTVGTSALALVVRARLSR, from the coding sequence ATGCGGGTACTGGAGCTGCCAGAGCCGCACGCTGGTCCGGGACAGGTACGCATCAAGGTCGGAGCGGCGGACATCAACCCGTCCGACATCGCCTACCGGTCCGGGCTTATTCAGAAGCTCATGCCCGAGGCGTTCCCGGCGTCCGACGCGTACGTCGTCGGTTGGGATGCCGCAGGCGTGATCGACGAGGTCGGCGACGGCGTGCGCCCGGAACTGACCGTCGGGACCAGTGCACTCGCACTCGTCGTCCGGGCGCGACTGTCGCGGTGA
- a CDS encoding helix-turn-helix transcriptional regulator, translating into MSSRGGDSGDNELGQFLRARRAALDPRRAGLAPRGGLRRVAGLRREELAQLAHLSFDYVVRLGQGRTRRVSASVLNALADALQLTHDERAYLYSLADVAPRTASRPRGRPEIAPPLQQHLDDMHDVPAMILNRRMDILEWNRAATALLIDFGAPPPCERNYIRLTFLNEDFRNLVVDWPATARECVGLLRREAGQHRDDRDLNDLVTELNARSVEFREWWADYRVAGPRQLVKTLDHPTAGRLTVDVQQLSVDTSRDQFMATLTGHDTESRAALRFLLQWSKVPPQGGRRNGRYGDAGEVTAERVRPQEGFGPQT; encoded by the coding sequence ATGAGTTCGCGCGGCGGAGACAGTGGCGACAACGAGTTGGGCCAGTTCCTGCGTGCCCGTCGTGCCGCGCTTGACCCGCGCCGGGCTGGCCTGGCGCCCCGTGGTGGCTTGCGCCGCGTGGCGGGTCTGCGCCGGGAGGAACTGGCCCAGCTGGCACACCTGAGCTTCGACTACGTCGTCCGGCTTGGGCAGGGACGCACGCGCCGTGTCTCCGCCTCCGTCCTGAACGCGCTCGCAGACGCCCTCCAGCTCACTCACGACGAGCGTGCCTACCTCTACAGTCTGGCCGACGTGGCGCCTCGCACCGCCTCCCGACCACGCGGCCGACCGGAGATCGCGCCCCCGTTGCAGCAGCACCTTGATGACATGCACGACGTGCCCGCGATGATCCTCAACCGCCGTATGGACATCCTGGAGTGGAATCGCGCAGCTACGGCGCTGCTGATCGATTTTGGGGCCCCACCGCCGTGCGAGCGTAACTACATCCGCCTGACCTTCCTCAACGAGGATTTCCGGAACCTCGTCGTCGACTGGCCCGCGACCGCCCGGGAATGCGTCGGCCTGCTGCGCCGGGAAGCGGGACAGCATCGCGATGACCGCGACCTCAATGACCTGGTAACCGAGCTCAACGCCCGTTCAGTGGAATTCCGCGAATGGTGGGCCGACTATCGCGTCGCCGGCCCGCGACAGCTCGTCAAAACCCTCGACCACCCCACCGCCGGGAGACTCACCGTCGACGTCCAGCAGCTATCCGTCGACACCAGCCGTGACCAGTTCATGGCCACCCTGACGGGACACGACACCGAGTCCCGTGCCGCGCTCCGCTTCCTCCTGCAGTGGTCCAAGGTCCCGCCGCAGGGTGGCAGGCGTAATGGGCGGTACGGTGACGCCGGTGAGGTGACGGCAGAGCGGGTGAGACCTCAGGAAGGCTTCGGGCCGCAGACGTAG